The following coding sequences lie in one Xanthomonas hortorum pv. pelargonii genomic window:
- a CDS encoding class II fumarate hydratase, with protein sequence MSERFRTEHDSMGELQVPADALWGAQTQRAVQNFPVSGQPMPRGFIRALGLIKAAAADVNAELGLLPKSIAKTVQDAALQVAEGTFDAQFPIDVYQTGSGTSSNMNANEVIATLATRAGKDAVHPNDHVNLGQSSNDVIPTAIRVSALLAVQEHLQPALKHLRKTIDKRAKGLRKVVKTGRTHLMDAMPLTFGQEFGAWSAQLSSAQERIDDALKRLRRLPLGGTAIGTGINADPRFGGKVAKALSSLSKFKFESADNKFEGLAAQDDAVELSGQLNALAVALIKIANDLRWMNAGPLAGLGEIELPALQPGSSIMPGKVNPVIPEATVMACAQVIGHHTAITVAGQTGNFQLNVTLPLIAYNLLDSITLLGNVSRLLADTAIAGLKVRQERVREALDRNPILVTALNPIIGYEKAAAIAKRAYKEQRPVLDVALEDSGLSEADLRRLLDPAALTLGGIQAGSSGSGG encoded by the coding sequence ATGAGCGAACGTTTCAGGACCGAACACGACAGCATGGGCGAATTGCAGGTACCCGCCGATGCATTGTGGGGCGCGCAAACCCAGCGTGCCGTGCAGAATTTCCCGGTGTCAGGTCAGCCGATGCCGCGTGGCTTCATTCGCGCGCTGGGCTTGATCAAGGCCGCCGCAGCCGACGTCAATGCAGAACTGGGATTGCTGCCCAAGTCGATCGCCAAGACGGTGCAGGACGCCGCCTTGCAGGTGGCCGAGGGCACCTTCGATGCGCAATTTCCGATCGATGTCTATCAGACCGGCTCGGGCACCTCATCCAACATGAATGCCAACGAGGTGATCGCCACGCTGGCCACGCGTGCCGGCAAGGACGCGGTGCATCCCAACGATCACGTCAATCTCGGGCAGAGTTCCAACGACGTGATCCCGACCGCCATCCGCGTGTCTGCGTTGCTTGCGGTGCAGGAGCACTTGCAGCCCGCGCTCAAGCATCTGCGCAAGACCATCGACAAACGCGCCAAGGGGCTGCGCAAGGTGGTCAAGACCGGGCGCACGCATCTGATGGATGCGATGCCGCTGACCTTCGGCCAGGAATTCGGCGCATGGTCGGCGCAGCTGAGTTCGGCGCAGGAGCGCATCGACGACGCGCTCAAGCGTTTGCGGCGTCTGCCGCTGGGCGGCACCGCGATCGGCACCGGCATCAATGCCGATCCGCGTTTCGGCGGCAAGGTGGCCAAGGCCTTGTCGAGCCTGAGCAAATTCAAGTTCGAGAGTGCCGACAACAAGTTCGAAGGCCTGGCCGCGCAGGACGATGCGGTGGAACTCTCCGGCCAGCTCAATGCGCTGGCAGTGGCCTTGATCAAGATCGCCAATGATCTGCGCTGGATGAATGCCGGCCCGTTGGCGGGGCTGGGCGAGATCGAATTGCCGGCGCTGCAGCCGGGTAGCTCGATCATGCCGGGCAAGGTCAATCCGGTGATTCCCGAAGCCACCGTGATGGCCTGCGCGCAGGTCATCGGCCACCACACCGCGATTACCGTGGCCGGGCAGACCGGCAACTTCCAGTTGAATGTGACCCTGCCGCTGATCGCCTACAACCTGCTGGATTCGATCACCCTGCTGGGCAATGTGTCGCGTCTGCTGGCCGATACCGCAATCGCCGGGCTGAAAGTGCGTCAGGAACGCGTGCGCGAGGCGCTGGATCGCAATCCGATCCTGGTCACTGCACTCAACCCGATCATCGGCTACGAGAAGGCCGCTGCGATCGCCAAGCGCGCCTACAAGGAGCAGCGCCCGGTGCTGGACGTGGCCCTGGAAGACAGCGGGCTCAGCGAAGCGGATCTGCGGCGTTTGCTGGATCCGGCCGCGCTGACGCTTGGCGGCATCCAGGCGGGCAGCAGTGGGAGCGGTGGCTGA
- a CDS encoding FKBP-type peptidyl-prolyl cis-trans isomerase, with protein sequence MKMGKRGAAASLLMVALSASMPAMSQQPAAAATKEKPVVNASSEKSTRDNVSYAIGMDVARSFEPIAQDIDVSALQRAIENAFKGGKPLLSDEQTQATDTALRTALAARNGQQVPGMAPGSAPAAPSKENVGLMLGDRAVGPSLAGIKDEIDLSILMEAVRTVFAKGTTRLTQQEAAATMQAFASAKQGAAGAKNREEGNAFLAKNKTEKGVITTASGLQYTVLRQGSGERPMPTNTVRVNYEGKLLNGQVFDSSYQRGQPAEFGLNQVIAGWTEGVALMPVGSKYRFWIPSNLAYGPNGTQGGPIGPDATLTFDVELMGILP encoded by the coding sequence ATGAAGATGGGAAAGCGCGGCGCGGCGGCGTCGCTACTGATGGTGGCACTGTCGGCATCGATGCCGGCGATGTCGCAGCAACCGGCCGCAGCGGCCACCAAGGAGAAGCCAGTTGTGAATGCATCGTCTGAGAAGAGCACCCGCGACAACGTCAGCTACGCCATCGGTATGGATGTGGCGCGCTCGTTCGAGCCGATTGCCCAGGACATCGATGTAAGCGCACTGCAACGCGCCATCGAAAATGCATTCAAGGGCGGCAAGCCGTTGTTGTCCGATGAGCAGACCCAGGCCACCGATACCGCCCTGCGCACTGCGCTGGCAGCGCGTAACGGCCAGCAGGTTCCGGGCATGGCGCCGGGTAGCGCGCCTGCAGCGCCGTCCAAGGAAAACGTCGGCCTGATGCTGGGCGATCGCGCGGTCGGCCCGTCGTTGGCCGGCATCAAGGACGAGATCGATCTGAGCATCCTGATGGAAGCGGTGCGTACCGTGTTCGCCAAGGGCACCACGCGTCTGACCCAGCAGGAAGCCGCAGCGACGATGCAGGCCTTCGCCTCTGCCAAGCAGGGCGCTGCCGGTGCCAAGAATCGCGAAGAGGGCAATGCCTTTCTCGCCAAGAACAAGACCGAAAAAGGCGTGATCACCACGGCCTCGGGCTTGCAGTACACGGTGTTGCGCCAGGGTAGCGGCGAGCGTCCGATGCCCACCAACACGGTGCGCGTGAACTACGAAGGCAAGCTGCTCAACGGGCAGGTGTTCGACAGTTCCTACCAGCGCGGCCAGCCGGCCGAGTTCGGTCTGAATCAAGTCATTGCAGGTTGGACCGAGGGCGTTGCGTTGATGCCGGTCGGTTCGAAATATCGTTTCTGGATTCCATCCAACTTGGCCTATGGCCCGAACGGCACGCAGGGGGGGCCGATCGGACCAGACGCAACGTTGACGTTCGATGTCGAACTGATGGGTATCCTTCCCTGA
- a CDS encoding DUF2058 domain-containing protein: protein MSDTLRDQLLGLGFKSAPKPERKPDARPAARHHGNGGRPAPGGNTPGGQGRGPQRPHAAVATDGKHERTSNGRPDRRNDGKPAASPRPQHANAERRGLKPARTREDIDLAKAYAIRAQREKDERIEAERLKQEEARLRREAKAKLEELLKDKGLNHADADIARHFPYGGKIKRIYVTADQLKALNAGELGVLQLNGRYLLVTAELLAEAEAVFAPSVALKVDPNAPTSDDPYADPQYQVPDDLVW, encoded by the coding sequence ATGAGCGATACCTTACGTGACCAGTTGCTTGGGTTGGGCTTCAAGTCCGCCCCCAAGCCCGAACGCAAACCCGACGCACGGCCTGCCGCGCGTCACCATGGCAACGGTGGCAGGCCCGCGCCCGGCGGCAACACGCCGGGTGGCCAGGGCAGGGGACCGCAGCGGCCGCACGCCGCTGTGGCGACCGACGGCAAGCATGAGCGCACAAGTAACGGCAGGCCTGATCGTCGCAACGATGGCAAGCCTGCAGCTTCGCCACGTCCGCAGCATGCCAACGCAGAGCGTCGCGGCCTCAAACCGGCACGCACGCGCGAAGACATCGATCTGGCCAAGGCCTATGCGATCCGTGCGCAGCGCGAGAAAGACGAACGGATCGAAGCCGAGCGACTGAAGCAGGAAGAAGCACGCCTGCGTCGCGAAGCCAAGGCCAAGCTCGAAGAATTGCTCAAGGACAAGGGCCTGAATCATGCCGATGCCGATATCGCCCGGCATTTTCCGTATGGCGGCAAGATCAAGCGCATCTACGTGACCGCCGATCAGCTCAAGGCGCTCAATGCCGGCGAGCTGGGTGTGTTGCAGCTCAACGGGCGTTATCTGCTGGTCACCGCCGAGTTGCTGGCCGAAGCCGAAGCGGTGTTCGCACCTTCGGTCGCATTGAAGGTGGATCCGAATGCACCGACAAGCGACGACCCGTATGCGGACCCCCAGTATCAGGTGCCCGACGACCTGGTCTGGTAA
- a CDS encoding ABC transporter ATP-binding protein — translation MTAVSSDHVVDARGLRKAYKHRLALDNTSFTIATGRIVGLIGPNGAGKTTALKAVLGLTDFDGELSVLGMDPRTQRNALMNEVCFIADVAVLPRWLRVGEAIDFVAGVHPRFDRAKCERFLANTQLNRKSRVRELSKGMIVQLHLALVMAIDARILVLDEPTLGLDILYRKQFYQRLLEDYFDEQKTIIVTTHQVEEIEHILTDVMFIRDGRIVLTADMENVAERYTEVLVNAEHLEAARAIKPIDERSLPFGKTVMLFDGVPKEQLARFGETRNPGLADLFVAVMKGTYA, via the coding sequence ATGACCGCCGTCTCCTCCGACCATGTGGTCGACGCACGTGGCCTGCGCAAGGCCTACAAGCATCGGCTCGCGCTGGACAACACCAGTTTCACCATTGCCACCGGGCGCATCGTTGGATTGATCGGCCCCAACGGCGCCGGCAAGACCACCGCGCTCAAGGCGGTGCTGGGGCTGACCGATTTCGACGGCGAGTTGAGCGTGCTCGGCATGGATCCGCGCACCCAGCGCAACGCACTGATGAACGAGGTCTGCTTCATCGCCGACGTGGCGGTGCTGCCGCGCTGGCTGCGGGTTGGCGAGGCGATCGATTTCGTTGCCGGCGTGCATCCGCGCTTCGATCGCGCCAAGTGCGAGCGCTTTTTGGCCAATACGCAGCTCAACCGCAAATCGCGGGTGCGCGAATTGTCCAAGGGCATGATCGTGCAGCTGCATCTGGCGCTGGTGATGGCCATCGACGCGCGCATCCTGGTGCTGGACGAGCCCACCCTGGGCCTGGACATCCTGTATCGCAAGCAGTTCTACCAGCGCCTGCTGGAAGACTATTTCGATGAGCAAAAAACCATCATCGTCACCACCCACCAGGTGGAAGAGATCGAACACATCCTCACCGATGTGATGTTCATCCGCGACGGCCGCATCGTGCTGACCGCCGACATGGAAAACGTGGCCGAGCGCTACACCGAAGTGCTGGTCAATGCCGAGCATCTCGAGGCCGCCAGAGCCATCAAGCCGATCGACGAGCGCAGCCTGCCGTTCGGCAAGACCGTGATGCTGTTCGATGGCGTGCCGAAAGAACAGCTCGCCCGCTTTGGCGAAACCCGCAATCCCGGCCTTGCCGACCTGTTCGTTGCGGTCATGAAGGGGACCTACGCATGA
- a CDS encoding transporter — MVSCMSMSSNSLPSCADASVRSAVRHVPCMRPRRNAVSVGLLGLVLCALSQQAAAQADEAPAFDRPGIPFAAETLQPGAFAWEQGLPDASTDRADGQRTTQYTADTVLRLGLLQNVELQLGSDSYNWQHGGGARVHGGGDSHIGLKVALPSRSDSFHWAALGSYSVPTGSPDFSDGYARELGVTASWDLAQERALALYVNYARDNDGHTWTFSPNYTFFSGERFSSYVEAGFDTGSEHSRVAGAGGAWQLPHAMQLDVSVLRGLTSESPDWQGGIGLSIAFQ; from the coding sequence ATGGTGTCGTGTATGTCCATGTCTTCGAATTCCCTGCCATCGTGTGCCGATGCATCAGTGCGCTCAGCCGTGCGCCATGTTCCGTGCATGCGTCCGCGTCGCAACGCTGTGTCGGTTGGATTATTGGGACTCGTGCTCTGCGCGCTTAGTCAGCAGGCAGCCGCACAGGCAGACGAGGCGCCGGCATTCGATCGCCCCGGAATTCCGTTCGCTGCCGAAACGCTGCAGCCGGGTGCGTTTGCCTGGGAGCAGGGCTTGCCGGATGCCAGCACCGACCGCGCCGATGGGCAGCGGACCACGCAGTACACCGCCGATACGGTGCTGCGTCTGGGGCTGCTGCAGAACGTGGAGCTGCAGCTTGGCAGCGACAGTTACAACTGGCAGCACGGCGGTGGCGCGCGCGTGCATGGCGGTGGCGACAGCCATATCGGTTTGAAGGTGGCACTGCCGTCGCGTTCGGACAGCTTTCATTGGGCCGCGCTCGGCAGCTACAGCGTGCCGACCGGCAGTCCTGATTTCAGCGATGGCTACGCACGCGAGCTGGGCGTGACCGCGTCGTGGGATCTGGCGCAGGAGCGCGCGCTGGCGCTGTACGTCAACTATGCGCGCGATAACGACGGTCACACCTGGACCTTCTCGCCCAACTACACGTTCTTTTCCGGCGAGCGCTTCAGCAGCTATGTGGAAGCGGGCTTCGACACCGGCAGCGAGCATTCGCGCGTGGCTGGTGCCGGCGGCGCCTGGCAGCTGCCGCATGCGATGCAACTGGATGTATCGGTGCTGCGCGGGCTGACCTCGGAGAGCCCGGATTGGCAGGGCGGGATCGGCTTGTCGATCGCGTTTCAGTGA
- a CDS encoding DUF4097 family beta strand repeat-containing protein, which translates to MRSHLHLSLAILFALPGAAFAQEQCKFSEPRNLELKLSGVKSVLFEVASNDLHLDASPGISGRLSGRACAARADLLKGLTVTQKRVGDKLVVTLDDDRSMRISVGDSYAYLDLRGSVPDTLLVQFDVGSGDAEISGAAAVSADVGSGDMAIRRTKARVTAKVGSGDIELEDMGALRVLAVGSGDLKATHVRGAAEVGKVGSGDVKLRGVAGNVKPGTIGSGDVDIDDVQGDVGVDAVNSGALSVRKVRGNVSVARKGSGDIDVSDVTGSTRVPTDN; encoded by the coding sequence ATGCGTTCGCACCTGCATCTGAGTCTGGCCATCTTGTTCGCGTTGCCCGGCGCTGCGTTTGCCCAGGAGCAATGCAAATTCTCCGAACCGCGCAACCTAGAGCTGAAACTGAGCGGAGTGAAGTCGGTGTTGTTCGAGGTCGCCTCCAACGACCTGCATCTGGACGCCTCACCGGGCATTAGCGGGCGTCTGAGCGGCCGCGCCTGTGCAGCACGCGCCGATCTGCTCAAAGGCCTGACCGTCACCCAGAAGCGCGTCGGCGACAAGTTGGTGGTGACGCTGGACGACGACCGCAGCATGCGCATCTCCGTCGGCGACAGCTACGCGTACCTGGATCTGCGCGGCAGCGTGCCCGACACGCTGCTGGTGCAGTTCGACGTGGGTTCCGGCGATGCGGAGATCTCCGGTGCGGCAGCGGTCAGTGCCGACGTCGGCTCTGGCGACATGGCGATTCGTCGCACCAAGGCCCGCGTCACCGCCAAGGTCGGCTCCGGCGACATCGAGCTGGAAGACATGGGCGCGTTGCGTGTCTTGGCAGTGGGCTCGGGCGATCTCAAGGCCACGCACGTGCGTGGCGCGGCGGAGGTCGGCAAGGTCGGCTCGGGCGACGTCAAACTGCGTGGCGTTGCGGGCAACGTCAAACCCGGCACGATCGGCTCAGGCGATGTCGACATCGACGATGTGCAAGGCGATGTAGGCGTGGACGCGGTCAACTCCGGCGCACTGAGCGTGCGCAAGGTGCGCGGCAACGTCAGCGTGGCGCGCAAGGGTAGCGGCGATATCGACGTCAGCGATGTCACCGGCAGCACGCGCGTGCCAACCGACAACTGA
- a CDS encoding SlyX family protein, protein MHEQLSPRDQELDARLVELETRLSFQEHALNELSEALADARLTGARNAELIRHLLEDLGKVRSTLFADAADEPPPPHY, encoded by the coding sequence ATGCATGAGCAACTCTCGCCGCGCGACCAGGAACTGGACGCGCGGTTGGTTGAACTGGAAACGCGGCTCTCCTTTCAGGAGCACGCGCTCAATGAACTGAGTGAAGCACTTGCGGACGCCCGTTTGACGGGCGCCCGCAATGCCGAACTGATCCGCCACCTGCTCGAGGATCTGGGCAAGGTGCGCTCCACGTTGTTTGCCGATGCAGCGGACGAACCGCCGCCTCCGCACTATTGA
- a CDS encoding glutathione peroxidase — translation MLLNRLLVVVFAGFFSASALAAGTPVLDLDYRPLAGKAPINLNRTYGGKVVMVVNTASKCGYTPQYEGLEALNKRFGSRGFSVLGFPSNDFQGQEPGSEKQIQEFCTLTYGVKFPMFEKVHVLGKDATPLYQRLTQATGVAPGWNFHKYLISRDGRVVAQFPSQIKPDDPSVLAAIERELKAPSR, via the coding sequence ATGTTGCTCAACCGTTTGCTTGTCGTTGTATTTGCTGGCTTTTTTTCCGCCTCCGCGCTGGCGGCAGGCACCCCGGTGCTGGATCTGGACTATCGGCCGCTGGCCGGCAAGGCACCAATCAACCTGAACCGTACGTACGGCGGCAAGGTGGTGATGGTGGTCAACACCGCCAGCAAATGCGGCTACACCCCGCAGTACGAAGGACTGGAAGCGCTGAACAAGCGCTTCGGTAGCCGCGGTTTTTCGGTGCTGGGCTTTCCGTCCAACGATTTTCAGGGGCAGGAACCCGGATCTGAGAAGCAGATCCAGGAATTCTGCACGCTGACCTATGGCGTCAAGTTCCCGATGTTTGAGAAGGTGCATGTGCTGGGCAAGGATGCGACGCCGTTGTATCAGCGGTTGACGCAAGCCACGGGCGTTGCGCCGGGTTGGAACTTCCACAAGTATTTGATTAGTCGCGATGGACGCGTGGTGGCGCAGTTCCCCAGCCAGATCAAACCGGACGATCCGAGCGTGCTGGCGGCAATCGAACGCGAGCTCAAGGCACCGTCGCGCTGA
- a CDS encoding ABC transporter permease codes for MNALTHQASPARTFGWLLKREYWEHRGGFVWAQIITGGIAVFFALLGAVIGAISARRNMVGDSMTMSDMAEYSRTLGQVGDGLLLGGIGIASVVLAFVVFFYALGSLYDDRRDRSVLFWKSLPVSDVQTVLSKAAWALLLAPLIAIVIGVLVGLALWLIAGVPNPWGLATHSHPFSLLWLMLQTVPMSLLWSLPTVGWLMFCSAWATSKPFLWAVLFPLLACVMLSILSAMPGVSLPIGWIWYIVGYRGLLSALPGTWSPRAVSGNLDSSAMQNPSDLVQWVLQHTDSRLVYGNPDIWIGAAIGVVLIAASIYLRRRRSEA; via the coding sequence ATGAATGCACTCACCCACCAAGCTTCTCCCGCACGTACGTTCGGCTGGCTGCTGAAACGCGAATACTGGGAACACCGTGGCGGCTTCGTCTGGGCGCAGATCATCACTGGCGGCATTGCGGTGTTCTTCGCACTGCTGGGCGCGGTGATCGGTGCGATCAGCGCACGCCGCAACATGGTCGGCGACAGCATGACGATGTCGGACATGGCCGAGTACAGCCGCACCCTCGGTCAGGTCGGCGACGGCCTGCTGCTGGGCGGCATCGGGATCGCCTCGGTCGTGCTGGCGTTCGTGGTGTTCTTCTATGCGCTGGGCAGCCTGTACGACGACCGCCGCGACCGCAGCGTGCTGTTCTGGAAATCGCTGCCAGTGTCGGATGTGCAAACGGTGTTGTCCAAAGCCGCCTGGGCGCTGTTGCTGGCGCCGCTGATCGCCATCGTGATCGGCGTACTGGTCGGCCTGGCGCTGTGGTTGATCGCCGGTGTGCCCAATCCATGGGGCTTGGCCACCCACTCGCATCCGTTCTCGTTGTTGTGGCTGATGCTGCAGACCGTGCCGATGAGCTTGCTGTGGTCGCTGCCGACCGTGGGCTGGCTGATGTTCTGCTCGGCCTGGGCCACCAGCAAGCCGTTCCTGTGGGCAGTGCTGTTTCCGTTGCTGGCCTGCGTGATGCTGAGCATCCTCTCGGCGATGCCGGGCGTGTCGCTGCCAATCGGCTGGATCTGGTACATCGTCGGCTACCGCGGTCTGCTCAGCGCCCTGCCCGGCACCTGGTCGCCGCGTGCGGTCAGCGGCAACCTCGATAGCAGCGCGATGCAGAACCCCAGCGATCTGGTGCAGTGGGTGCTGCAGCACACCGATAGCAGGCTGGTTTATGGCAACCCCGACATCTGGATCGGCGCCGCCATCGGCGTGGTACTGATCGCCGCCTCCATCTATCTGCGCCGTCGGCGCTCCGAAGCCTGA
- a CDS encoding GntR family transcriptional regulator, giving the protein MNDIQWSDGAPIYRQLKERVIAMMLDGILKPGDALPSVRQVAADYQLNPITVSRAYQELADENLVEKRRGLGMFMTPEAAQKLRGSERERFLNEEWPAVLERIQRLGLSIDDLLPQGKTP; this is encoded by the coding sequence ATGAACGACATCCAATGGAGCGACGGCGCTCCCATCTACCGCCAACTCAAGGAACGGGTCATTGCCATGATGCTCGATGGAATCCTCAAACCTGGCGACGCCCTGCCCTCGGTGCGCCAGGTGGCGGCGGACTACCAACTCAATCCCATCACCGTCTCGCGCGCCTACCAGGAGTTGGCCGACGAGAACCTGGTGGAAAAACGCCGCGGCCTGGGCATGTTCATGACCCCGGAAGCCGCACAGAAATTGCGCGGCAGCGAACGCGAGCGTTTCTTGAATGAAGAATGGCCCGCGGTGCTGGAACGCATCCAGCGCCTGGGACTGTCCATCGACGATCTGTTGCCACAGGGAAAAACACCATGA
- a CDS encoding hemolysin family protein encodes MHSTQAYAMLGNVLLLLVALLLVLLNGFFVAAEFALVKLRHTQAVGLAQNNGWRGRLLLGVHAHLDAYLSACQLGITLASLGLGWVGEPAFAHLLQPLFDLLGLSPEAAQFTALAIAFSLISFLHIVLGELAPKTMAIRRPELMSLWTAAPLYVFYWVMYPAIWVLNTSANRLLRVLGWGEVEHQSHRYSREELMLIVGRQDPNAATPDHGLALMSHALELPDLVAGDLMRPREHMRSLREGMTLESVLAEFSESRYSRYPWFDAEGEQVLGILHTKDLLVAMARGQDLDDLRPLLRPATLLTLETPIPSALEQFRTGATHLALCVEDQGRILGFFTLEDLLEVVVGEIEDEHRHVVRDAPIRSQDGSLLVAGSTSIFRLERLLGRDLSAPDHVNSVGGLIVHRLQRLPEEGETLQLDGHALTVRRMDGHRIQAITVRPIGEASAGAA; translated from the coding sequence ATGCACAGCACGCAGGCGTACGCCATGCTCGGTAATGTGCTGCTGCTGTTGGTCGCATTGTTGCTGGTGCTGTTGAATGGCTTCTTCGTTGCCGCCGAATTCGCGCTGGTCAAACTGCGCCACACCCAGGCGGTGGGTCTGGCGCAAAACAACGGTTGGCGCGGGCGTTTGCTGCTGGGGGTGCATGCGCATCTGGATGCGTACCTGTCGGCATGCCAGCTCGGTATTACCCTGGCCTCGCTCGGCTTGGGCTGGGTCGGCGAGCCTGCGTTTGCGCATCTGCTGCAGCCGCTGTTCGACCTGCTCGGCCTGTCGCCGGAAGCGGCGCAATTCACTGCACTGGCCATTGCCTTCAGCCTGATTTCGTTTTTGCACATCGTGCTGGGCGAACTGGCGCCCAAGACCATGGCCATTCGCCGTCCGGAGCTGATGTCGCTGTGGACCGCTGCGCCGCTCTACGTCTTTTACTGGGTCATGTACCCGGCGATCTGGGTGCTCAATACCAGCGCCAATCGGTTGCTGCGCGTGCTCGGCTGGGGCGAGGTGGAGCATCAATCGCATCGCTATTCGCGCGAAGAATTGATGCTGATCGTCGGCCGCCAGGATCCCAACGCGGCCACGCCCGATCACGGGCTGGCCTTGATGAGCCACGCGCTGGAATTGCCCGACCTGGTCGCCGGCGACCTGATGCGCCCGCGCGAGCACATGCGCAGCCTGCGCGAAGGCATGACGCTGGAATCGGTGCTGGCCGAGTTCAGCGAGTCGCGCTACAGCCGCTACCCGTGGTTCGATGCCGAGGGCGAGCAGGTCTTGGGCATCCTGCATACCAAGGACCTGCTGGTGGCGATGGCGCGCGGCCAGGACCTGGACGATCTGCGCCCGCTGCTGCGCCCGGCCACCCTGCTGACCCTGGAAACCCCGATCCCCAGCGCGCTGGAACAGTTCCGCACCGGTGCCACCCATCTGGCGCTGTGCGTAGAGGACCAGGGCCGCATCCTGGGCTTCTTCACCCTGGAAGACCTGCTGGAAGTGGTGGTCGGCGAGATCGAGGACGAGCACCGCCACGTGGTGCGCGATGCCCCGATCCGCAGCCAGGACGGTTCGCTGCTGGTGGCCGGCAGCACCTCGATCTTCCGCCTGGAACGCCTGCTCGGCCGGGATCTGAGCGCGCCGGACCACGTCAATTCGGTCGGCGGGCTGATCGTGCACAGGCTGCAGCGGCTGCCGGAAGAAGGCGAAACCCTGCAGCTGGACGGCCACGCGCTGACCGTGCGGCGGATGGACGGGCACCGGATCCAGGCCATCACCGTCCGCCCGATCGGCGAAGCGAGCGCCGGGGCGGCGTAG
- a CDS encoding UDP-glucose dehydrogenase family protein, with the protein MRVAIFGTGYVGLVTGTCLAEVGHHVICVDIDQAKVDGLNRGVIPIYEPGLEPMVKANHASGRLRFTSDAAEAIAHGEITFIAVGTPPDEDGSADLQYVLAVARTVGRHIDGPSVVVNKSTVPVGTADKVRVAIQEELDARGVEHEFDVVSNPEFLKEGDAVADCMRPDRIVIGATKPAAIARMRRLYAPFNRNRDRIVEMDVRSAELTKYAANAMLATKISFMNEIANIAERVGADVEHVRNGIGSDPRIGWHFIYPGAGYGGSCFPKDVQALAKTAEQYGMQPTLLNAVESVNNAQKGHLFELVQRHYGSEAGGSLAGKTFAVWGLAFKPNTDDMRAASSRRLLAQLWEAGATVRAYDPEATHEAKRIFGERDDLTFCDEAFAALEGADALVVVTEWKQFRSPDFGKIKQALKDDVVFDGRNLYDPQEIEAAGLAYYAIGRGRSLHA; encoded by the coding sequence ATGCGAGTTGCGATCTTTGGTACCGGCTATGTTGGTCTAGTCACCGGTACCTGTCTGGCCGAAGTAGGTCATCACGTTATCTGCGTGGATATCGACCAGGCGAAAGTTGATGGTCTCAATCGAGGGGTGATCCCCATCTATGAACCCGGCCTGGAGCCGATGGTGAAAGCCAACCACGCCTCTGGCCGGTTGCGCTTCACCAGCGATGCTGCCGAGGCGATTGCGCATGGCGAAATCACCTTCATCGCCGTGGGCACGCCGCCGGATGAGGATGGCAGTGCCGACCTGCAGTACGTGCTGGCAGTTGCGCGTACCGTCGGTCGTCATATCGATGGCCCGTCGGTGGTCGTCAACAAGTCCACGGTGCCGGTTGGTACCGCTGACAAGGTGCGCGTGGCGATCCAGGAAGAACTGGATGCACGTGGCGTGGAGCATGAGTTCGACGTCGTCTCCAATCCGGAATTCCTGAAGGAAGGCGACGCCGTTGCCGACTGCATGCGTCCGGATCGCATCGTGATCGGTGCGACCAAGCCGGCTGCGATTGCACGCATGCGCCGTCTGTATGCACCGTTCAATCGCAACCGCGATCGCATCGTCGAAATGGACGTGCGTTCGGCCGAGCTGACCAAGTACGCGGCCAACGCGATGCTGGCGACCAAGATCAGTTTCATGAACGAGATCGCCAACATTGCCGAGCGTGTCGGTGCGGACGTGGAGCACGTGCGTAACGGTATCGGTTCGGATCCGCGCATCGGCTGGCACTTCATCTATCCCGGTGCCGGTTACGGCGGCTCGTGCTTCCCCAAGGACGTGCAGGCGCTGGCCAAGACCGCCGAGCAGTACGGCATGCAGCCGACCCTCCTCAACGCGGTGGAAAGCGTCAACAACGCGCAGAAGGGTCATTTGTTCGAACTGGTGCAGCGTCACTACGGCAGCGAAGCCGGCGGCAGCCTTGCCGGCAAGACTTTCGCGGTGTGGGGCCTGGCGTTCAAGCCCAATACCGACGACATGCGTGCGGCCTCCAGCCGTCGTTTGCTGGCGCAGTTGTGGGAAGCCGGCGCCACGGTGCGTGCCTACGATCCGGAAGCTACCCACGAAGCCAAGCGCATCTTCGGTGAGCGCGACGATCTGACCTTCTGCGATGAAGCCTTCGCGGCCCTGGAAGGCGCCGATGCGCTGGTCGTGGTCACCGAGTGGAAGCAGTTCCGCAGCCCGGATTTCGGCAAGATCAAGCAGGCCCTGAAGGACGACGTCGTATTCGACGGTCGCAACCTTTACGACCCGCAGGAAATCGAAGCTGCCGGGCTGGCTTACTACGCCATCGGACGAGGCCGTTCGTTGCATGCATGA